The DNA window AGAGAACAGGTCCAAATAGCCATCCATTATAATCAGACCATTCTGtgtaaaagtaaaatattcattaaGCTAGAAGAAAATTATTCCAGGAATTTGGAATGGGCATTATCCTATCTCTTCAAAAACCACAGACATTATCCACCAAGTATAAAATATCTCAGGATGACTAATTAAAGTTGACAACAAACCACCTCTTGAAACGTAAACTTCTCATTCACAAGAAGCGCCAAAGCAAAGCTTGCAGCAAGGAGAAAGTAATGGCGAAATGTGTCAAGCTGTTTATCATATGAACGCCTCACCACCCGGTCCCTCTTCATGCACCACACAATGGCCGTAGAGCTCACTATAAACACAAGCTTCATAATGGTGTTATAGACAGAGATAAAGTCCGTGAACAGGTCCAAGTACCGTGCCAGAAACACCAGCGCATAAAGTTCCTGAGTCTTAAGCGAAATCCCTGATATGATATACCAAATTATCAACTAATACCAGCGTAACCAAGTTACTTCAATCAATCATAACCGTGATCACACTTAGACTATTTCTTCGTTCTTttccagaaaaaataaaaggtgcAATAACAAATAGAAATCTTCGATTCTTAAAAGTTTTCCCTAAGTCAACCGTATGAAATATCACTTCACTGAAACCCATCAACTAGCTATCGGAAGAAGTCTCACTACTTCTTTAGAGGAAACAATTGAATTACAAAAATGTAGTacttcaattttcattttctttccttttacgCTAATTATTAGCAACAAAACGAGGGGAGGGGAGGGAACTAATGCTCCCTTCGTTCACTGAAAAGGTGAATAGATTAAGATAAATAGTTCAATAAGATGCCCAATCACAGAATATGTCAACCTACGGGACTAAGAAAATTTAAGGGTTGCTTAATGAAGATGGATTCAGTACTcgaaatgaaaaagaagttaattatcaaataaaagaaaaaacaattaaattgtGTCCATTTAGTTTATTTAACATCCTGGTGTTTTATCGGGAACTAAATGGGGAAGAGAGAAATGAATACAAGTAAGAGGTAAGGGGAAGATTTAACTTACCTGAGCAAGATTTGGTTGCGTAGATTTTGAGAAGCAGGACCAGGATGCTGGTCAAGTGCATCATATCGCCGGCGAACCTGAAAATGTTCATGGTTTCAGAGGCCAAGCGGCGAAGATTCGTGCCCTAGATTTCTGGCGAGCGACAAGAAGCGAAGGTGTTGAAGAAGGAATCCGAGGAATTGAATGCGGGGGTTTTGGTTTTCGTAAAAGAGGTGCGAGCGAGGGGAAGAGATGACGTGGTAAGCGGAAACGCGACGGAGGAATGTTACACACCGCGGTTATTTTACGAGAACAGACATAAAGCCTTCAgtacacaaaataaattcaagacTAGGCGTGCCTTCGTACGacttttttaaagtatttttttttaatattattattattattattaagatttgaaaaaattaaattttttattatattttatatagaaatttaaaaaaattataaaaataagatcagatgaaatgatataaaatactttttgtatCTAAACAGAGTTAGATCTAttgtagaataaaaataattttacaatataacgtatcacatcaagtcacgtcaatttataagaatatttttatctaatcctttgtgattaaaatatttttcttattttaaattttacattttcaattaattattgattgatATCTCAGTTAATTAACAGCAAAAATATGATGTCTTAGATTTTGATGGACATACTAGATAAGAAATCTGGTATAAATAAATGGGTGAAATGAGAATCAAATTCCCTTCTTGTATGATTTTTAAAGCCCAAGCACGTTCCTCGTGGAGAAGAGTgtcaatatatagaaaaataaatggcTACAAAGTGGTATAGGGATTATATGAAGAGAGATTTGCTAGGTACAAGAAATTTGGTATGTTAAATTGCGTACTATCGTTAACATGATttgtttttattgaaaagaaaaatattaaaaaaacattgagAGAAGAAAAGGTTCTTtgtctcataaaaataattttttattggtgCGGAAGTAATTTTTATGAGACAgaaaatctttttttctctcaaattttttttttttgatattttttctttttaataaaaaaaatcatgtcaatgtTAGAACGTAATTTAGTACACCAAATCGCTTCTTCCTCAAGTAATGGCAAGTTTGCAGTTAGGAATACATATCATTTTCAACAAGGAAGGTGTACTCAGTACTGTAAGGGTCAAAATCCTTTGATGAGCATAAGATGAAAAGAGTGGAAGGTGTAGAGCCTTGATCACAAGGAGTTTGAATTAGCATTAGATGTGGCGAGATCTATATGGTTGAGGAATGtagttgtaacgccccgtacccgagggtccggatagttaactcatgtcacttaaaattcatttttccttccacatagtacatactccaatttttctctatcgTACAAagtactcatatatttacatcaattactccagaataactattttaagacaatacaaaatttaatataaacatcaatctctcaataaatcacatcatcagaacacaacaagcttactgaatgaaaatcctcaatacccatataaaccttctatgcttaaaccatcattttTAACTCTTCTCACCAATGCTctatatccttgatcctcaactgaaacaatcaaatcatctgaaaaatattgtggagataaggggtgagttatcaacaactcagtaagcagagaacatatactagtatgtaaacatgagccttttcagaaagttcagtatgcagaaacaaaacattttatttttttatatgcagatctcagaaaacgtgttatcagaaaatcagagcgatttttcaatcatttcatactcaagtcaacaattcatatttgaggatccatttcatattcaaaaacgctttggcataacataactgaacatcttcatcttatcatatcatatcatataccatgtttaacctccgtagtagggttgtgctatccccggtggccaaaccaggcagtatcatgtggtgaacttcccatttttcaatctcggaatcccgagtgtgcacacaagaaagaacacgtaaaaagaccactttgtttccaaagtgggtgcggtcatatcatatcatggtggtaccaaccatatcacgtgaacagtatcatcatatcagaaccatattcagaacagataagtatgccaaagttttatcatatccatatcatatcaaaacacgtgcgaaacatattcatatcattttttatcaaaaacagatccaaatcatttcatatcacatgcataaaaatttcaatgatatcatattcgctcttttgcatatttcagaaacatgtcaaatattactcatgtctacatatttcatgtcaaaaacatttcttttctctttcatacttatctcatgagggaatgcaaaatatatactgaggttgtttttcactttttctttttaaaacaacatgcacatttttacaaaccaacctcagttcatttccttttatgcaaatctagcataggaaccccgcttacctggacttcttagcttttcaaaaatttcctcaaaaatgtcgagtcgactataaatcatcacctataaaaataatcacgtaatttttgTAAGTTTCCAATAAATCACAATTTCGATATTTAAgactaagcttcttaaataacctgttttaaattcctcaaaacttaaaaccttcataatcccaaaatatatcatcacttcctaaaatcaccaatatccgtctcaacccacgtcatacacaaaacaccaatatttaaacccgaacagccaacaaatctcatagtctaaaccaatcatactaacaactccatcacccaatccaatcaaccccgttactcctcggactcagtccggcaaaaccaatcagcaattaaatacagtgtaatgtgctagtgtaaaaatacattaaattcatgagaatttttcgaaaaatacttacaatgctatataataatttctggaggatcacggaggcgcaagaagtggaaaaagagctgcggaacagtgcaaaatacactgtggccgtgggtcacagatacccactttccAACAGGTGCAAACGAAGaaccgagattgatagggtagggcctagggatgtcggtgaagctagtggtggtgatggttgaccgtgggtggcggtgcaaagggtggtttaaggccaaaaaatACCCagcggaaatattgatggtaaGAACTTCCGGTAATATTCGGGTGGGAGAATTCGAGATGATGTAGTAGAGGTGATGCTTGGAGGAGTGCGATAGGGAGCCAATAGTGCAGTTAAATTTGGCTCAAGAAGAATTAATTGTAGCATTTAGGAGGGATGAGGGTGATAATCGATCCGTAGTCAAACTGTGGGAGAGAGccaggaagagagagagagagagctggaaCGTCTGGAGAGAcagggaaaagaagaaaaagaaaaaggaagaaaaagaaaagaggaaaaagaaaatgtagggaaagaaataaggtccaatcctcataatttgggtcacaaaaataatccaacgaaaacaattttaaaaccacaagttaaataaaataatttaaacgtaatggtaaggTAAAAtcgaaataattaaatccaacggtaattaatttagaataaagagattttaaacgcataagaataattaataataagaaagcacttcaaaaaataatttttacaaaattaaaaatcataaagtaaacccactaaaaatctaacaaattttaaaataagagaataaattttggaataaataaaaataactattcaataaaaatacactaaaatacgggatgttacagtAGTTATACATGGGGAGGACTTGTCACCTTAACAAGTTCTACTACTGTCAATCAAAAAGTCCTACGAGTGTTTTAATGAATTTGCTCAACTGAAGTTACAACAAGTACTGCGACAGATTGATATAGCCTTGAACAACAAGTAGTGTGTGCCTAATCTAATTACTACAAAGCTAATAGAGGCATTGCTGATAATGAAGTTGCACAAATATTAAAGTTGGAGTGGATATTGTCATGATTAGGGCACTGGCATTAGACTAGCCAAATGTCAGCcaagtctaaattttttcaaaatcatctgcAATGGACAAGCCAAATCACTTCTtcgtttctcttcttttcttctcatgttaaataatttgtttagacaataaaaattaaattattaattaatatatagagtgtatttgtaaaatataaaa is part of the Juglans regia cultivar Chandler unplaced genomic scaffold, Walnut 2.0 Scaffold_53, whole genome shotgun sequence genome and encodes:
- the LOC118345856 gene encoding ER lumen protein-retaining receptor A-like gives rise to the protein MNIFRFAGDMMHLTSILVLLLKIYATKSCSGISLKTQELYALVFLARYLDLFTDFISVYNTIMKLVFIVSSTAIVWCMKRDRVVRRSYDKQLDTFRHYFLLAASFALALLVNEKFTFQEVVCCQL